The Lycium barbarum isolate Lr01 chromosome 9, ASM1917538v2, whole genome shotgun sequence genome has a segment encoding these proteins:
- the LOC132610924 gene encoding small ribosomal subunit protein bS16m/bS16c-like, producing the protein MVVRLRLSRFGCKNKPFYRVMAADSRSPRDGKHLEVLGYYNPLPGQDGGKRMGLNFDRLKYWLSVGAQPSEPVQRLLFRAGVLPPPPMLAMGQKGGPRDTRPVDPMTGRIMTPESAKSVDPEVGS; encoded by the exons ATGGTGGTAAGATTGCGGTTGTCTCGGTTTGGTTGCAAAAACAAACCCTTTTACAGAGTAATGGCTGCCGATAGCAGATCTCCCAGAGACGGCAAACACTTGGAAGTCCTTGGTTACTACAATCCTCTCCCAG GTCAAGATGGTGGCAAACGGATGGGTCTTAATTTTGACAGGTTAAA ATATTGGTTATCCGTTGGTGCACAGCCGTCAGAACCAGTTCAACGTCTTCTTTTCCGAGCAGGCGTATTACCTCCTCCACCTATGTTGGCTATGGGACAAAAAGGCGGTCCACGAGACACTCGACCAGTTGATCCTATGACTGGACGCATCATGACACCTGAAAGTGCCAAAAGTGTCGATCCAGAAGTTGGTTCTTAA